The genomic stretch CCGCCGTTTGAGCTCAAAGACATCTAGGGTTACATAGAAATCGCATCAAACATGAAATCGAAGAGTGGTTCTCGACGATCTCGCTTTAGCGCAGTTGTTTATACAACTCTTATTTAGGTAAGCTGTCAGCACAGCACACACGTAAATTGAGCGTTCGGGGATTCATGATTTCGTACCAGCAAACAAAAGATCTATCGGCTTCGGCGAAGATGACTTTTTTGAATATGCGTTCTTACTATGAGCAATACTCGGTCGAATGGGATTGCTCAAAAATCGAAGAGCAAATTCGCGATTTAACGAACTTTGATATTTTGCTCAATGGCGAAATCGTTGGTGCTATCCGCTTAGTGTTTGATGATAACAGTTGTTACATTCGAGACTTACAGGTTAGCGAACAACACCAAGGTAAAGGGATTGGTGCGCTTGCCTTTGCTGAGTGTGAGCGTTTAGCGGTTGAGTCAGGTGTAAATCGACTTAAGTTGCGAGTCTTTAAAATTAGCCCAGCATTCCGACTTTATGAAAGAGTGGGCTTTGTAGTAGATAGCGCTGATGACAGGTTCTACAACATGTCGAAAAAGTTCTTCTAGCCAACTGTGGGTGTTAAATGACGATTCTCACACGCGGCGCCAAGCACACTATGGATTCACCGGAAATAATGTGATGAAAAAGATAGAAATAGAAGGCGTCTTGGAATTTTTAAGAGGTGCAGAGCAGCTTAAGAACACATTGCGAACAGCTCGTACTTCAAATGGTCGACATGAAAGTACCGCCGAACACACTTGGCGTTTATGTTTGATGGTGATGATGTTCTCAGAGCAGTACCCACATATTGATACGCTCAAATTAATCAAGATGTGCATTATTCACGATTTAGGTGAGGCCATTGGTGGTGATATTGCCGCCATTGATCAAGTAGAAGGTTCGAATAAAGGAGAGCAAGAAAGGCAGGATCTGATTACGTTGATTGCGCCTCTCCCTGGTAACTTGCAACAAGATATTCTCGTGCTTTGGGATGAATACGAAAACGCGTCATCAGAAGAAGCAAAGTTAGCTAAAGCTCTCGATAAAATCGAAACCTTGCTACAACATACTCAAGGGCAAAACCCAGATAACTTTGATTATGGTTTCAATTTGTCTTATGGCAGAAAGTACACCGACAGCGATGAACTTACAGCTTCGGCTCGTGCCATCATAAACAAAGACACAGAAGCCTTAGCATCAGCAAACAACACGCTTTAAAGACCAAGGTAACGAGAAACTATGACTAAAATCTATTTCGTGTGTGGCTTTATAGGCTCAGGGAAAACAACCTATTCCAAGCAGCTTGCAGATAAGCATGGCGCTTTTCGTTTTTCAATTGATGAGTGGATGATACCTTTGTATGGAGAGCATATGGAGCGTGAGGTATTTGATCAACGTTTAGCTACGCTTCAAGAGTTGTTCAAAGAATCGGCACAGCAACTATTTACTCTTGGCGTTCCTGTTATTTTTGACTTCGGTTTTTGGCGTAAAGTCGATCGAGACAAGTTTACAAATTAGGCTGAAAAGTTGGATGTTGAAAGTGAGGTTCATTACCTTGATATTCCGTTTGATACTTGTAAACAGAGAGCAGTTGCA from Vibrio pomeroyi encodes the following:
- a CDS encoding HD domain-containing protein, with protein sequence MKKIEIEGVLEFLRGAEQLKNTLRTARTSNGRHESTAEHTWRLCLMVMMFSEQYPHIDTLKLIKMCIIHDLGEAIGGDIAAIDQVEGSNKGEQERQDLITLIAPLPGNLQQDILVLWDEYENASSEEAKLAKALDKIETLLQHTQGQNPDNFDYGFNLSYGRKYTDSDELTASARAIINKDTEALASANNTL
- a CDS encoding GNAT family N-acetyltransferase, with translation MISYQQTKDLSASAKMTFLNMRSYYEQYSVEWDCSKIEEQIRDLTNFDILLNGEIVGAIRLVFDDNSCYIRDLQVSEQHQGKGIGALAFAECERLAVESGVNRLKLRVFKISPAFRLYERVGFVVDSADDRFYNMSKKFF